One window of the Triticum dicoccoides isolate Atlit2015 ecotype Zavitan chromosome 3B, WEW_v2.0, whole genome shotgun sequence genome contains the following:
- the LOC119278309 gene encoding uncharacterized protein LOC119278309, with protein MADGATTVALLLSHGGRRRSGRGGLLLLLLLCPLHLSAAESECAKFAGPRARTCTSSASSGPCHAASTASPPPALPGSAAPDHAPAHAAAAPPAQSSAPSGRLRLCPGPGAPLLARPRGLKADMYGGSTSLVPSIPSGDAHPLSSNASVLYSLASSLPQVRKLQMRPPGVCINAQGGRLWRGQHVCLKERDGKEGAGVREEEGVEPHVISLSSTSSHHYRDFLG; from the exons atggcggTCGGCGGCGCTCTGGACGTGGAGGCCTGCTCCTATTGCTCCTCCTCTGCCCGCTCCACCTCTCCGCGGCTGAGTCCGAGTGCGCCAAGTTCGCCGGCCCGCGCGCGCGCACCTGCACCAGCTCCGCTTCATCCGGCCCATGCCATGCTGCGTCCACCGCGTCGCCTCCTCCTGCGCTGCCCGGCTCCGCCGCCCCCGACCACGCCCCTGCGCATGCCGCTGCAGCGCCCCCCGCGCAGTCGTCGGCTCCCTCCGGCCGGCTCCGCCTCTGCCCGGGGCCGGGTGCTCCTCTCCTCGCGCGCCCTCGCGGCCTGAAGGCGGATATGTACGGAGGATCCACGAGCTTGGTGCCATCCATCCCGTCCGGCGACGCTCACCCCCTCTCCTCCAACGCGTCGGTGCTCTATTCACTTGCGTCTTCGCTGCCTCAAGTGCGCAA GCTGCAAATGCGACCACCAGGTGTTTGTATAAATGCTCAAGGAGGACGGCTCTGGAGAGGACAACACGTGTGTTTGAAAGAGAGGGATGGAAAAGAGGGGGCTGGAGTAAGAGAAGAGGAAGGAGTGGAGCCACATGTTATTTCTTTGTCATCGACGTCATCCCATCATTATAGAGATTTTCTTGGATGA
- the LOC119278310 gene encoding uncharacterized protein LOC119278310 → MELSLLRLPVLSASGADSAEPVEAEAPAADDGPKDVLTVEAEEDTLTGLALRKYVKQRPPTQLRPLPHAATLLPRPRRRGWSDLIWTSCCCSYRAKPKVRVRNTGLFGATKARTRFLLSCKARSSRTMLFPNDGQAVAGITCFGANDYPTIYVRSLATKPFHWSSV, encoded by the exons ATGGAGCTATCGCTGCTCCGCCTCCCCGTCCTTTCCGCATCCGGGGCCGACTCTGCCGAGCCGGTCGAGGCGGAGGCGCCTGCTGCCGACGATGGCCCCAAGGATGTGCTCACGGTCGAGGCCGAGGAGGACACGCTCACCGGGCTGGCGCTGCGCAAGTACGTGAAGCAGCGGCCACCAACTCAGCTCCGGCCACTTCCCCACGCGGCGACGCTTCTTCCTCGACCCCGACGACGAG GTTGGTCCGATCTGATCTGGACGAGCTGCTGCTGCTCCTACAG AGCAAAACCAAAGGTAAGGGTGAGGAATACTGGCTTATTTGGCGCTACGAAGGCGAGGACACGCTTTCTGCTCTCATGCAAAGCAAGGAGTTCCCGTACAAT GTTATTTCCCAATGATGGCCAGGCAGTGGCAGGAATCACTTGCTTTGGCGCTAATGACTACCCAACTATCTATGTTCGATCATTAGCTACCAAGCCGTTTCATTGGTCTTCGGTTTGA